From a region of the Alnus glutinosa chromosome 1, dhAlnGlut1.1, whole genome shotgun sequence genome:
- the LOC133863057 gene encoding protein FAR1-RELATED SEQUENCE 4-like, with the protein MTKKMWYYTMLKDDENVEEPKDFVTFISDEVLNDEEENVVLHTMLRDDEKVEEPKELMTFSSIEEVCSYYRTYAKQAGFGVIQRSSRKKADKKTYAILICTRGAPERTRKSDVAKPTPATKRRWCSARICATLCDDGTRLELNDRAGIRTSKNFESLVVESGGFESLPFGERDCRNYINKARELRLGKGGGQALCDYFSRMQKQNSGFYFMMEMDDDSRLRNVFGLMHGVGVNHHGQSILLEAGLISSEDTDTFVWLFKSWLDCMNGRAPRAIITDQDRAMKNAITIVFPETRHRYCLWHIMRKLPKKFGAHANFDGIKSALQSCLYDSQTIEEYKKNWKNLLERYDLHDNAWLRGLYSERTFWVPAYMKDTFWAEMNTTQRSESMNAFFYGYVHSQTTLKEFVDQFDIALRRMVENETNADFDSFNRTIPCISPLLLEKQFQDVYTNAKFKEVHEQFGKVMTCNNSHLKSEGAISTYEVIDYGVVVGSRTIEKTFLVYLNEDELDVKYTCALFELRGILCTHSISVLMTKKVTALPSRYVLDRWRKDIKREYSMIKSSFEAIGDNPNAQLHDKIRNNLEELLSLTAGKVERCMDVMKNIDMLKEKFRELNLALSHSSHRISAAVASSSCNEVVKSNDDVALQNNQVLSPIKVKRKGKPPKLRKVPVIDKVAKKSKASIASASTVPQTLGGHHDSIVSQVYFTLNLPVDPRHGLSILVRQHKYEEAFTAALQRCDVSIVNWLCSQVDLRWALTVDPLPLSQVVLLHLLRQLSYCINYNPAQIVAWMTDVANVIIPTDPTIALHVRPIFNEVHDMVNHQRPGCDCDIRNGRGADLCSYAMKVKCFVLNEVVVVVFTTVVTTTLYAGIASS; encoded by the exons ATGACGAAGAAAATGTGGTACTACACGATGTTAAAGGATGATGAAAATGTTGAAGAACCGAAGGACTTCGTGACGTTTATTTCGGATGAAGTTTTGAATGATGAGGAAGAAAATGTAGTACTACACACGATGTTAAGGgatgatgaaaaagttgaagaaccgaaGGAATTAATGACATTTAGTTCAATAGAAGAAGTTTGCTCATATTATAGGACGTATGCTAAGCAAGCTGGTTTTGGTGTGATACAACGAAGCTCGAGAAAAAAAGctgataaaaaaacatatgcaaTTCTTATATGTACTCGTGGAGCCCCAGAACGAACTAGAAAAAGTGATGTTGCAAAGCCAACTCCAGCAACTAAAAGAAGATGGTGTAGTGCCAGGATTTGTGCGACTTTATGTGATGATGGAAC GAGGCTTGAGCTAAATGATAGAGCAGGAATACGTACAAGTAAGAATTTTGaatcattggttgttgaaagtGGGGGGTTTGAGAGTCTTCcctttggagagagagattgtcgAAATTATATTAACAAGGCAAGAGAGCTTCGACTTGGTAAAGGAGGTGGTCAGGCACTTTGTGATTATTTCAGTAGAATGCAAAAGCAAAATAGTGGCTTCTATTTTATGATGGAGATGGATGATGATTCTAGGTTGCGAAATgtttttgggctgatgcacggAGTAG gagtgaatcatcatggtcagTCGATACTGTTAGAGGCAGGACTAATATCAAGTGAGGATACAGACacatttgtgtggttgtttaaATCTTGGTTGGATTGCATGAACGGCCGAGCCCCAAGAGCAATTATAACAGATCAGGATAGggctatgaaaaatgcaatcaCAATAGTTTTCCCTGAAACTCGACATAGATATTGTCTATGGCACATTATGAGAAAACTCCCTAAAAAGTTTGGAGcacatgctaattttgatgGCATTAAGAGTGCCCTGCAATCTTGTTTGTATGATTCTCAAACAATTGAAGAatacaagaaaaattggaaaaatctATTGGAGAGGTATGATCTTCACGATAATGCATGGCTACGTGGGTTATATAGTGAGAGAACATTTTGGGTGCCGGCATACATGAAAGATACATTTTGGGCGGAAATGAATACTACACAgcgaagtgaaagtatgaatgCATTTTTTTATGGTTATGTGCACTCACAGACcacattgaaagaatttgttgatcaaTTTGATATTGCTTTAAGGCGTATGGTCGAGAATGAAACCAATGCTGATTTCGATTCTTTTAATCGCACAATCCCATGTATAAGCCCACTCCTTTTAGAGAAGCAGTTTCAAGATGTTTACACAAatgcaaagttcaaagaagttcaTGAGCAGTTTGGGAAAGTTATGACTTGTAATAACTCTCATCTTAAAAGTGAAGGCGCGATTTCTACCTATGAAGTTATTGACTACGGTGTCGTTGTTGGAAGCCGCACGATAGAAAAAACATTTCTTGTTTACTTGAATGAAGATGAATTGGATGTGAAGTACACATGTGCATTGTTCGAATTAAGAGGCATCTTATGCACTCATTCTATTTCTGTGTTAATGACAAAGAAAGTGACAGCATTGCCATCAAGATATGTTCTTGACAGATGGAGGAAGGATATAAAGCGAGAGTATTCTATGATTAAAAGTAGTTTTGAGGCTATTGGTGATAATCCTAATGCCCAACTACAtgacaaaattagaaataatTTGGAGGAATTACTATCGCTCACAGCAGGAAAAGTGGAACGTTGCATGGATGTgatgaaaaatattgatatgtTAAAGGAGAAATTTCGTGAATTAAACCTTGCGCTAAGTCACTCTTCCCATCGCATTTCAGCTGCTGTTGCATCTTCTAGCTGTAATGAAGTCGTTAAAAGTAATGATGATGTGGCGTTGCAAAATAATCAAGTGCTTAGTCCTATTAAGGTTAAACGTAAAGGGAAGCCACCAAAATTGAGAAAGGTGCCCGTTATAGATAAAGTAGCCAAGAAATCCAAA GCTTCTATCGCTTCAGCATCGACAGTGCCCCAAACATTGGGTGGTCATCATGATTCTATTGTTTCTCAAGTATACTTTACGT TGAATTTGCCGGTTGATCCAAGACATGGGTTATCCATATTGGTTCGCCAACACAAGTACGAAGAGGCTTTCACTGCAGCCCTACAAAGATGTGATGTGTCAATTGTGAACTGGCTATGCTCCCAA GTTGATCTACGGTGGGCCTTGACTGTGGATCCACTCCCTTTGAGCCAAGTAGTATTGCTCCACTTGTTGCGGCAATTATCCTATTGTATTAATTACAACCCAGCCCAAATTGTTGCTTGGATGACAGACGTTGCTAATGTCATAATCCCAACTGACCCGACGATTGCATTGCATGTGCGGCCCATCTTCAATGAAGTACATGATATGGTCAACCATCAAA GACCTGGTTGTGACTGTGATATCCGCAATGGGAGAGGAGCAGATTTGTGCTCGTATG CCATGAAAGTGAAATGTTTTGTCTTGAatgaggtggtggtggtggtgttcACAACAGTGGTTACCACGACATTGTATGCAGGAATTGCCAGCAGCTAA